One Fuerstiella marisgermanici DNA window includes the following coding sequences:
- a CDS encoding PAS domain S-box protein, whose protein sequence is MFSLRFIHNQPQKTNVSATDVPPLSTRSRWALFCCVSLGYLIAAEIGHAMSFSGYFATFWLPAGLAVATYLAVRPRYWAILLFATLTANIASDVGLHDKHLFVSLGFWVANTTEAMIAVALIRRFDSASKILQTVRSALTFVLLVCVLSTAAGATLGAAVVWKAFDASYANTWRIWWSADYVGMLVTFPFVWIAIDAYAHWKQRRRRFAVLTGPLEKGIYVGLLIALAAASHYVFGIQLQRMAYIVFPILLWLVMRFEVVGAASGLFVLALIAVADTAGGKGFFGGIEALPERAFALQSYLFVSATTFLTLAATVRERQEAEHRLRMSQFTIEKASNAQFWIRENGSFAYANELASRYLGYSREELCQMSMADVNPDFPDDAWASHWNVTKHQGELRLESTYRRRNGTTFDCELQTVLVDFGGEEVIVASVQDISARKAAERDLYRSQTALHTAADAVLWVKPDGHIFYVNDEACIRLMYSREDLLKLTVADINPDLQSVEKFRAEIWPRIHQDKRLMLTMRHERRDGTIFPVEIVIHHIEFEGEEFACSFVRDITARVAAEKELDEARARLELAISGGNVGLWDWDVLSGEVHFSDHWHSQLGESPGTLKTFNDWEVRLHPDDADEARAVAQDALVKRKPDYQSTFRLKHKDGSYRWILSRGRLSFDSDGKPNRMVGTHVDVTELQETRAKLEALIELMGVTDGAWNWDLLTDSVDYSTRFRELLGYAPDDFDGFPNELDSFKQRIHPDDSDSFWDQIQQHQKNGQPMDLEVRMRRKDGVYRWFRARGAMLRDDDRKQFRMAGSIYDVTHRKNVELQLLESNSDLEQFAYVASHDLQEPLRAVGGFCQLLQRRYSDSLDETARGYIAKAVEGASRMTTLIEDLLEFSRVGNDKRPLKVICVKDVVAAAMEQMQLPIEESGAQITVEDLPMVAGDAQLLAQLFQNLISNAIKFRQQNIPPRIRIFATRTESFWDVSVEDNGIGIRADHIKQTFTIFKRLHRREEIPGTGIGLAICKRIAERHNGSISVSSTPGKGSVFTLRLAAEEQRYA, encoded by the coding sequence ATGTTTTCGCTTCGCTTTATTCACAACCAGCCTCAGAAAACAAACGTGTCCGCAACCGACGTCCCGCCGCTATCAACAAGAAGTCGATGGGCCCTGTTTTGCTGCGTCTCACTTGGTTACCTGATAGCTGCCGAGATTGGCCATGCGATGTCGTTTTCGGGCTATTTCGCCACGTTCTGGCTGCCCGCTGGACTGGCTGTGGCAACGTACCTTGCTGTCCGACCACGCTACTGGGCCATTCTGCTGTTCGCCACACTCACGGCAAATATCGCCTCGGACGTGGGGTTGCACGACAAACACCTCTTCGTGAGCCTCGGCTTTTGGGTCGCGAACACAACAGAAGCGATGATCGCCGTCGCTTTGATTCGTCGATTTGATTCGGCATCGAAAATACTGCAGACAGTCCGCAGCGCGTTGACGTTTGTGCTGCTGGTCTGCGTGCTCAGTACCGCCGCTGGGGCAACGCTGGGAGCGGCTGTCGTCTGGAAGGCGTTTGACGCAAGCTATGCCAACACCTGGCGAATCTGGTGGAGCGCGGATTACGTGGGGATGCTTGTGACCTTCCCGTTTGTCTGGATCGCCATCGATGCATACGCACACTGGAAGCAGCGACGTCGACGGTTTGCCGTACTGACGGGACCGCTTGAAAAGGGGATCTACGTTGGACTGCTGATTGCGCTGGCTGCCGCGTCTCACTATGTTTTCGGTATTCAGCTTCAACGAATGGCCTACATCGTGTTTCCCATTCTGCTGTGGCTGGTCATGCGGTTTGAGGTTGTTGGAGCGGCAAGTGGATTGTTTGTTCTGGCATTAATCGCCGTCGCTGACACAGCCGGAGGTAAGGGGTTTTTCGGTGGAATCGAAGCACTGCCGGAACGTGCTTTCGCGTTGCAGAGTTACCTGTTTGTTTCAGCCACAACATTCCTGACCCTGGCCGCCACTGTTCGGGAACGTCAGGAAGCGGAACACCGATTGAGGATGAGTCAGTTTACGATTGAAAAAGCGTCGAACGCTCAGTTCTGGATTCGCGAAAATGGTTCCTTTGCATACGCCAATGAACTGGCGTCCCGTTATCTGGGTTATTCGCGCGAAGAACTTTGCCAGATGTCGATGGCAGATGTTAACCCGGACTTTCCGGACGACGCATGGGCCAGTCACTGGAACGTAACGAAGCACCAGGGAGAGCTACGCCTTGAGTCAACATACAGAAGACGTAACGGCACGACTTTCGACTGCGAACTCCAAACGGTTTTAGTCGACTTCGGCGGAGAAGAAGTCATCGTCGCTTCGGTCCAGGACATTTCTGCCCGAAAAGCCGCAGAAAGAGATCTGTATCGGAGTCAAACGGCTTTGCATACAGCCGCTGACGCGGTGCTGTGGGTGAAACCGGACGGCCACATCTTTTACGTCAATGACGAAGCATGCATTCGGCTCATGTATTCGCGTGAAGATCTCCTGAAGTTAACAGTCGCTGACATCAACCCGGACCTTCAATCGGTCGAAAAGTTTCGAGCCGAAATCTGGCCAAGGATCCACCAGGACAAACGCCTGATGTTGACCATGCGGCATGAGCGTCGTGATGGCACGATATTTCCTGTTGAGATTGTGATCCATCACATCGAATTTGAGGGCGAGGAATTCGCATGTTCGTTCGTTCGCGATATCACCGCTCGTGTGGCCGCAGAAAAGGAACTTGACGAAGCGAGGGCTCGTCTGGAATTGGCGATTTCCGGTGGCAATGTCGGCCTGTGGGACTGGGACGTGCTATCCGGCGAGGTGCATTTTTCCGACCATTGGCACAGTCAGCTGGGCGAATCACCGGGAACCCTCAAAACATTCAACGACTGGGAAGTTCGCCTGCACCCAGATGATGCGGACGAAGCTCGCGCCGTGGCGCAGGATGCGTTGGTCAAAAGAAAACCTGACTATCAATCCACGTTTCGTTTGAAACACAAAGACGGCAGCTATCGATGGATTTTGTCTCGGGGGCGACTGTCCTTCGATTCTGACGGCAAGCCCAATCGCATGGTCGGCACACATGTTGACGTGACCGAACTGCAGGAAACGCGTGCAAAACTTGAAGCACTCATCGAGTTAATGGGCGTCACGGACGGAGCGTGGAACTGGGACCTGCTGACAGATTCCGTCGACTACAGCACGCGATTTCGAGAGTTGTTGGGTTATGCTCCTGACGACTTCGACGGGTTTCCCAACGAACTCGACAGCTTCAAGCAGCGAATTCATCCTGACGACAGCGACAGTTTCTGGGATCAGATTCAGCAGCATCAGAAGAACGGTCAGCCTATGGACCTTGAAGTTCGTATGCGACGGAAGGACGGCGTGTACCGATGGTTTCGCGCTCGGGGAGCGATGCTGCGGGACGACGATCGCAAGCAGTTTCGAATGGCCGGTTCTATCTACGATGTCACCCATCGCAAAAATGTAGAACTGCAGCTGCTCGAAAGTAACTCCGATCTTGAACAATTCGCCTATGTCGCTTCACACGATTTGCAGGAACCTCTGCGTGCTGTTGGCGGGTTCTGTCAGCTGCTGCAACGCCGCTATAGCGATTCACTGGACGAAACTGCTCGCGGGTACATTGCGAAGGCGGTGGAAGGGGCCAGCCGCATGACGACTCTCATCGAGGACTTGCTTGAATTTTCCAGAGTTGGAAACGATAAACGTCCGTTAAAGGTGATCTGCGTGAAGGACGTCGTTGCGGCTGCCATGGAGCAGATGCAGTTGCCGATCGAAGAAAGTGGCGCGCAAATTACTGTCGAAGATCTTCCGATGGTTGCAGGAGATGCGCAATTGCTTGCCCAGTTGTTCCAGAATCTGATCAGTAATGCCATCAAGTTTCGCCAGCAGAATATTCCGCCCCGGATTCGCATTTTTGCGACCCGGACGGAATCATTTTGGGACGTTTCTGTGGAAGATAATGGTATCGGAA
- a CDS encoding hybrid sensor histidine kinase/response regulator, with protein sequence MNVSETKSGTTSTREQLIEDLQQHQFELQQQNTELRRAHEELNHATERFHELWNDAPVGYLSLDRSGVITVANRRARTLLGHIAPVQEGVSLQRFLTRESNLTFRQHMWSVASSDVPVVAEFQLKTPEDVAEVWIRVESTATSEGEYRFAVIDISRQKAAEAKQRALASQLRQSQKMEVLNEMSAGIAHDFNNILQVIVGCAELSKTELAARGESTMLIDKLLDGAQRGVDLTGRLLAFSRRSSLTARTVDLRELVENTVDMAARTVPECISIESHVPRTSLPINADGNLIEQALLNLCVNARDAMPQGGCMQVRADHCEISDLLLDDGTRLPPGPYAVITVCDDGEGMDDATRRKLFDPFYTTKETKSGTGLGLSIVYGIVRQHGGGITVDSRLGHGAIFTIYLPLSTESPSDDVAESPDSHNAYAHGSGTILVAEDEPAIREVLSCTLLNAGYNVITANDGLHALELIESFEGRIDLLLTDAIMPRKSGKDVCSQFHVRFAGAPVVFLTGHGDSVVDRQFLDEHQAQILSKPIRFNALLEMIGSRLECGER encoded by the coding sequence ATGAATGTTAGCGAGACAAAATCCGGCACCACTTCGACCCGTGAACAGTTGATCGAAGATTTGCAGCAACATCAGTTTGAATTACAGCAACAAAATACCGAACTCCGCCGCGCTCATGAGGAACTGAATCACGCGACAGAGCGATTTCACGAACTATGGAATGACGCGCCTGTTGGCTACCTTTCTCTGGACAGGTCCGGAGTCATCACAGTTGCGAATCGACGAGCTCGCACACTGCTTGGACACATTGCACCAGTGCAGGAAGGTGTGTCCCTGCAACGATTTCTTACACGCGAATCCAACCTGACGTTCCGCCAACACATGTGGTCCGTCGCGTCATCCGACGTTCCAGTCGTTGCCGAATTTCAACTTAAGACTCCGGAAGACGTCGCTGAGGTTTGGATTCGCGTTGAATCGACGGCGACGTCTGAAGGAGAGTACCGTTTTGCCGTCATCGATATCTCACGGCAAAAAGCGGCAGAGGCTAAGCAACGGGCTCTCGCGAGTCAGTTGCGGCAGTCGCAAAAAATGGAGGTTCTGAATGAGATGTCCGCGGGCATCGCACACGATTTCAACAATATTTTGCAGGTTATTGTTGGATGTGCAGAGCTTTCGAAAACAGAGCTTGCCGCCAGAGGCGAATCCACAATGCTGATCGATAAGCTGTTGGATGGAGCTCAACGTGGTGTCGACCTGACTGGGCGGCTACTGGCGTTCAGTCGCCGGTCTTCGCTGACAGCAAGGACAGTTGACCTCCGCGAATTAGTCGAGAACACCGTGGACATGGCGGCTCGCACGGTGCCAGAATGTATTTCCATCGAATCACACGTACCGCGCACTTCGCTGCCGATTAACGCGGATGGCAATCTCATCGAACAAGCGCTGCTGAACCTCTGCGTGAATGCCAGGGATGCAATGCCTCAAGGTGGTTGCATGCAAGTGCGTGCCGACCACTGCGAAATATCGGATCTGCTTCTCGACGATGGAACACGACTTCCGCCGGGACCTTACGCCGTAATTACCGTATGCGATGACGGCGAAGGCATGGACGATGCGACTCGCAGAAAACTGTTTGACCCCTTCTACACGACCAAAGAGACGAAATCGGGAACTGGCCTGGGACTGTCTATTGTTTACGGAATCGTGCGGCAACATGGCGGGGGAATCACCGTTGATTCCAGATTGGGCCACGGCGCCATCTTTACGATCTACCTGCCCCTTTCAACGGAGTCGCCTTCGGACGATGTTGCAGAGTCGCCAGATTCACACAACGCCTATGCGCACGGCAGCGGGACGATTCTGGTCGCTGAGGATGAGCCTGCGATTCGTGAAGTCCTGTCCTGTACGTTGCTGAATGCAGGTTACAACGTGATCACAGCGAACGATGGCCTGCATGCACTGGAGCTTATTGAATCTTTTGAAGGCAGGATTGATCTGCTACTGACTGATGCGATTATGCCCCGGAAAAGTGGCAAAGACGTATGCTCACAGTTTCATGTTCGATTTGCCGGAGCACCGGTTGTATTCTTAACCGGACATGGCGATTCTGTCGTCGATCGGCAGTTCCTTGACGAACATCAGGCACAGATTCTTTCTAAACCGATCCGCTTTAATGCACTTTTGGAGATGATCGGAAGCAGGCTGGAATGTGGTGAACGCTGA
- a CDS encoding chemotaxis protein CheB gives MGSDDGNLKPVKIVGIGASAGGLNALESLFDELNPTSGMAFIVVQHLSPDFDSIMDQLLSRHTQMQVTLIEDGMPVEANRIHLLPPGKQVIISNDKLLLAERAEGTSLAFPVDELFRSLAQNVGENAIGIILSGTGSDGSRGGRDIAAAGGVVIVQSLESANFDGMPRSACNTGVVDLILSPGEIAKTLHRMANEEWPQHEKERNSDSMELVDHMAPSMRLIFHLLHQKFGLDFSHYKSDMIARRVERRVKLSGVSDLESYADSLTEEGDEINLLYHDMLIGVTDFFRDCKVFERLQLDVIPSAVDNLHEEEEFRCWVAGTASGEEAYSLAILLAEEFSKRGIEKRIRIFASDVHEQSLAAAGRGVYSHDQLGNVTPERRERFFIERQDGFHVAPELRKMVVFTPHNVIRDAPFTRLDLITCRNLLIYFTPPTQQRVLSLFHFGLKTGGTLCLGGSESLGNLRSEFQAIDETSRIFRKDREVPSTGIRGTLNRVAWTHTTDTTPPPDRDATRQLLKTYDQLLKRLNCPALLVNEKREVLHVLGGAGKYLVFSDGRPTNDVLQVIHPELRSHLSLALIHLRRDKHPVTVEPVKCEINNQVTGIALTAETFESGDEEAQTVLITLQVTDISADAEVSPTLLSAAELSNVEHLERELQFTQDNLQSTIEELQSTNEELQSTNEQMTASNEELQSTNEELHSVNEELYTVNAEHQRKIDELTELNDDIDNLLTTTNVHTLFLDSNLRLRRFTPRIAELFNLIPQDIGRRIDSFTHKLQDATLTEAIREVIRTEQPVHREIKDQSSQWYLLRIFPYLSRGTVEGAVVTLVDVTTLQVATEALKKSEERFDLAVRGSNAGIWDWQNVKQEPIWCSSRMYALLGRPPEQELTVSYWRELIHPEDEQLVMDALASHLERGTPFDIEYRMEHGASEEYRWFHMRGSADRFGADRVVRMAGSFEDVTDRRLAEEGVQKAVARRDQFLAMLSHELRNPLGAVTNATAVLASGAADESITRKALEVVRRQLNQMSRLLDDLLDVSRITHGKIELRTGKVDLRHIVEQAISVVRRSLNDADLSFSVEMPTEALVVDGDPARLEQVTVNLLTNAIKYTPAGGDIRLSLQAEGGFGVIEVQDTGVGIPRDKLQEIFSLFYQSDETLDRSNGGMGVGLTLVMAVVELHKGKVTARSNGPGRGSTFTVTLPLSTSAQLAVAGPVARPSVAIRQVVLVEDIDDAREMLATLLALRGLSVHEGRDGAEGLELIRKVRPDAAIIDIGLPEMDGHEVARRIRNDSSFDDVRLVALTGYGQDADREAVRESGFDLHLVKPLNPESLDTILSELADIQRGPAKTNV, from the coding sequence ATGGGATCGGATGATGGCAACTTGAAGCCAGTTAAGATCGTTGGAATCGGTGCCTCTGCTGGTGGCCTCAATGCGTTGGAATCACTGTTCGACGAGCTGAACCCGACCAGCGGAATGGCGTTTATCGTGGTTCAGCACCTTTCGCCTGACTTCGACAGCATCATGGACCAACTGCTGTCGCGACACACACAGATGCAGGTGACGTTGATCGAAGATGGTATGCCGGTGGAAGCAAATCGCATCCACCTGCTACCACCCGGCAAGCAGGTCATCATTTCGAATGACAAACTGCTGCTGGCCGAACGCGCCGAAGGAACCAGCCTGGCGTTTCCCGTGGACGAACTATTCCGGTCGCTCGCGCAAAACGTTGGCGAGAACGCGATTGGCATCATTCTTTCCGGAACCGGCAGCGACGGATCCCGGGGGGGTCGAGACATCGCGGCAGCCGGCGGCGTCGTGATTGTTCAATCGCTCGAATCTGCCAACTTCGACGGAATGCCTCGCAGTGCATGTAACACGGGCGTTGTAGACCTTATCTTAAGTCCGGGTGAGATTGCGAAGACCCTTCATCGCATGGCCAATGAGGAATGGCCACAGCACGAAAAGGAAAGGAATTCTGACAGCATGGAGCTGGTAGATCATATGGCCCCGTCAATGCGATTGATTTTCCATCTCTTGCATCAAAAATTTGGATTAGATTTTTCACACTACAAATCAGACATGATTGCTCGTCGCGTTGAGCGCCGAGTCAAGCTCTCAGGCGTTTCGGACCTGGAGAGCTACGCGGATTCGCTGACCGAAGAGGGAGATGAAATCAACCTTCTTTATCACGACATGCTTATCGGTGTGACCGACTTTTTTCGTGACTGCAAAGTCTTCGAGCGGCTGCAGCTTGATGTCATCCCCTCTGCCGTAGACAACCTTCACGAAGAGGAAGAGTTTCGTTGTTGGGTCGCGGGCACAGCATCCGGTGAGGAGGCGTATTCTTTAGCAATCCTTCTTGCAGAAGAATTTTCGAAGCGAGGTATTGAGAAGCGAATCCGAATTTTTGCCTCCGACGTACACGAACAGTCTTTGGCGGCCGCCGGACGCGGTGTGTATTCGCACGATCAACTCGGCAATGTCACACCTGAACGTCGCGAACGATTCTTTATCGAGCGTCAGGACGGATTTCATGTGGCGCCGGAACTTCGCAAGATGGTTGTGTTCACACCGCACAACGTGATTCGTGACGCACCGTTCACTCGGCTGGATCTGATCACGTGTCGCAATCTGTTGATTTATTTCACGCCACCGACTCAGCAACGGGTCCTTTCGCTGTTTCATTTTGGCTTGAAAACGGGAGGAACTCTTTGTCTGGGCGGAAGCGAAAGCCTTGGCAACCTGCGCAGTGAATTTCAGGCAATCGACGAAACGTCAAGAATCTTTCGCAAGGACCGCGAAGTCCCCAGCACAGGCATTCGAGGGACTTTAAACCGTGTGGCATGGACGCATACAACTGACACCACTCCGCCGCCCGACCGAGACGCCACGCGTCAGCTGCTGAAGACCTACGACCAGCTGCTGAAACGCCTTAACTGCCCCGCGCTACTTGTGAATGAAAAACGGGAAGTTCTGCACGTCCTTGGCGGCGCTGGGAAGTACCTCGTTTTCTCCGATGGACGTCCGACCAACGACGTGCTTCAGGTGATTCACCCGGAGCTGCGTTCTCACTTATCGTTGGCGTTGATCCACTTGCGACGCGACAAACATCCAGTCACCGTTGAACCGGTCAAATGCGAAATTAACAACCAGGTCACAGGCATCGCACTGACGGCGGAAACTTTCGAAAGCGGTGATGAAGAAGCGCAAACAGTCCTGATTACATTGCAGGTGACAGACATCTCAGCGGATGCGGAGGTCAGCCCCACGCTGCTTTCTGCAGCTGAGTTAAGCAACGTCGAACACCTCGAACGTGAGCTGCAGTTCACGCAGGACAATCTGCAATCGACCATTGAAGAACTGCAATCAACCAACGAAGAATTGCAGTCGACAAATGAACAGATGACAGCGTCGAATGAAGAGCTGCAGAGCACCAACGAAGAACTACATTCCGTTAATGAAGAGCTGTATACCGTGAATGCGGAACATCAGCGGAAGATCGACGAACTGACGGAGTTAAATGACGACATTGACAACCTGCTGACGACAACTAACGTCCACACTTTGTTTCTCGATTCCAATCTTCGGTTACGTCGGTTCACGCCGCGTATCGCGGAACTGTTTAATTTAATCCCCCAGGACATCGGTAGGAGAATCGATTCTTTCACTCACAAGCTGCAGGACGCCACACTGACCGAAGCCATTCGTGAAGTCATTCGGACAGAACAGCCTGTTCATCGCGAAATTAAGGATCAGAGTAGTCAATGGTATCTGCTGCGTATCTTTCCCTATCTTTCCCGCGGCACAGTCGAAGGAGCTGTCGTCACGCTGGTGGATGTTACGACCTTACAGGTGGCGACTGAGGCACTCAAGAAAAGCGAAGAACGGTTTGATCTTGCGGTGCGAGGCAGCAATGCGGGAATATGGGACTGGCAAAATGTGAAGCAGGAACCGATATGGTGTTCCAGTCGGATGTACGCACTGCTTGGACGCCCACCGGAACAGGAGCTGACTGTTTCCTACTGGCGTGAACTCATTCATCCAGAAGATGAGCAACTCGTGATGGACGCGTTGGCAAGTCACCTTGAGCGCGGCACTCCGTTTGATATCGAGTACCGCATGGAACACGGTGCATCTGAAGAATACCGTTGGTTTCACATGCGAGGCTCTGCCGACCGCTTTGGTGCTGACCGAGTGGTGCGCATGGCGGGTTCGTTTGAAGACGTTACGGATCGTCGGCTGGCCGAAGAAGGGGTTCAGAAGGCCGTTGCCAGGCGAGACCAGTTTCTGGCAATGCTGTCCCACGAACTGCGAAATCCGTTGGGAGCGGTCACTAATGCGACTGCAGTTCTGGCGAGTGGCGCAGCAGACGAATCCATCACTCGAAAGGCACTCGAGGTTGTGAGGCGTCAGTTGAATCAGATGTCGCGATTGCTGGACGACCTGTTGGATGTTTCGCGAATCACTCACGGAAAGATCGAATTGCGGACAGGCAAGGTCGACCTGCGGCATATTGTTGAGCAGGCGATATCCGTTGTTCGTCGTTCCTTAAACGACGCAGACCTAAGTTTCTCAGTTGAAATGCCAACGGAGGCACTGGTGGTCGACGGTGATCCCGCTCGCCTTGAACAGGTAACGGTCAACCTGTTGACCAACGCCATCAAATACACGCCGGCTGGTGGAGACATCAGACTGTCATTGCAAGCGGAAGGCGGGTTCGGTGTGATTGAAGTTCAGGATACTGGCGTTGGAATTCCGCGAGACAAGCTGCAGGAGATTTTCTCCCTGTTCTATCAATCAGATGAGACTCTGGATCGATCCAATGGTGGCATGGGCGTTGGGCTGACTTTGGTGATGGCTGTCGTCGAACTTCACAAGGGAAAAGTCACGGCTCGCAGCAATGGGCCCGGCAGAGGCAGCACGTTCACCGTCACATTACCGCTAAGCACATCGGCGCAGCTGGCTGTCGCGGGCCCGGTAGCGCGCCCGTCAGTCGCGATTCGTCAAGTGGTTCTTGTCGAAGATATTGATGACGCGAGAGAGATGCTGGCAACTTTGCTGGCACTGCGAGGTTTGTCGGTACACGAAGGACGCGACGGTGCGGAAGGCCTTGAATTGATCCGGAAGGTTCGTCCCGACGCTGCGATCATCGATATTGGTCTGCCCGAAATGGATGGGCACGAAGTCGCTCGTCGGATTCGAAACGATTCGTCCTTCGACGATGTTCGCCTGGTGGCGTTAACCGGCTATGGGCAGGATGCAGACAGGGAAGCGGTGCGCGAGTCGGGATTTGACCTCCATCTTGTGAAGCCACTCAACCCCGAATCACTCGACACAATTCTGTCCGAACTGGCGGACATTCAGCGAGGTCCGGCAAAAACCAACGTGTAG
- a CDS encoding response regulator — MLVMSRRKDQKIVFPALGITVTLLNVKGNTARVGVDAPSDIVVLREEIAGSAAVPAINSSAANSHKLRNVLNSINLYVMVYQQQVDAMLPEAAAATFMKMVEYLERQTEQGAVNFRVDNDECPGIDGRVMVVEDDPDQRDLLCSLLAMQGLDVDGHSDGQAALKELQAGCKPDIVLLDWSMPAFGGEWLVPKIRREFGSDAPKLFVLSGAETTTRAYRESVDAWISKPLNQDALIARIRSIYPAAC; from the coding sequence ATGTTAGTGATGTCACGCCGCAAGGATCAAAAAATTGTATTTCCAGCATTAGGGATTACAGTCACTCTGCTGAACGTTAAGGGCAACACCGCACGTGTTGGAGTGGATGCACCAAGCGATATCGTGGTGCTACGCGAAGAGATCGCTGGCTCAGCCGCCGTCCCCGCAATCAACTCCTCCGCCGCCAACTCTCACAAGCTGCGGAACGTTCTGAATTCCATCAACCTGTACGTGATGGTCTATCAGCAACAGGTCGATGCGATGCTTCCGGAGGCAGCCGCCGCGACGTTCATGAAGATGGTTGAGTACCTTGAAAGGCAGACGGAGCAGGGAGCCGTCAATTTCAGAGTCGACAACGACGAGTGCCCCGGAATCGATGGGCGAGTGATGGTTGTCGAAGACGATCCCGACCAGCGCGACCTGCTGTGCAGCCTACTGGCGATGCAGGGACTGGATGTTGATGGCCATTCTGACGGTCAGGCTGCACTGAAGGAACTGCAGGCTGGATGTAAACCGGACATTGTTCTGCTGGATTGGTCGATGCCAGCGTTCGGCGGTGAATGGCTTGTCCCAAAAATTCGACGAGAGTTTGGCAGCGACGCTCCAAAGCTCTTCGTTCTAAGTGGAGCCGAAACCACGACGCGTGCTTATCGTGAAAGCGTCGATGCCTGGATCTCAAAGCCGCTCAATCAGGATGCACTAATCGCTCGCATCCGATCAATTTATCCGGCCGCCTGTTAA